The Chryseobacterium indologenes genomic sequence TCTTAGTGCCATAGAAATATAGCGAATGAGAATCAATTTTTACGCCAAAAGCTTCTTCGATGGCTTCTTTGATTCCTTGGATTCTTGGGTCACAGAATTCAATAATTTCTTCAATTTCTTTATCAGAATCTTTTTTGTAGATCACCAAATGGTCATGCTGTTTATCAAAATAAGACTTCTCATAAGATGAAGAGGTTAATGTCTTTTCTCCGAACTGATGTTTACGGATTAGTCCTGCGTCAAGGAAAATCTCAATAGTGTTATAAATCGTAGCTTTGGAAACGTGATATTTTTTCTGCATCATCAGAAGATACAGATCATCCACATTAAAGTGATGATCCATATTATAAATTTCTTCCAATATTGTATACCTCTCAGGTGTGTTTCTGAACCCTTTTTCTAAAAGGTAGTTCCTTAAAACATCCTTGATCAAAGCTATATTTTTTTCTTTTTGTACTGTATCCATTAAAAAAATTATCTACAAATTTATCGATTTTTATTTAAATAGATAGTATGGTTTAAAGCCTTGTGACTTAAGAATTGTGACGGAAGTATCCGGATTGTTCAATCTTATTGTCGTAAACCGTCAATTCTGTGATGGGTGCAGATTCTACCTCAACGTTGTGTGAAGACACTCCCCATGCCTTAAAGTCGTCACTTCCGATATACTTCACAAAGTTGTAAATATTAAGGGTAATCTTCTGTTTAACAGTTAAAAGTATATCGTTGATATAGGTGTTATCTATGATCACATATTTAAGATCCGGCGGTATGTTATGGGCTCTCAAAGACGGGTGACTGCTTCTTGAAGGAATGGTTTCGTCTGCCATTAGATCCTTCAGAACCATATTGAAATAATCGTTGATTCTTCTGTCTACTTTGAACCCTAATAGGAAGTTAATTTTATATACTGTTCCGGGAAGTATTTCATCCACAGTGTATTTAAAAGTATAGGGATCTTCCTGATTGACTATGCTCAGGATGAAATAATGATCTGCTCTTTTTGGCTGCTTTTTGATGATAGAGTAAATAATTTTTGATTCTACTTCATCATTTCTTTTAGCACGACTTAGGTAGGCTAAGTTGGTGGCATATTTTGGAATAGACTCATCCAGTTTCATATCTTTAAGAATAGATACGTATTTTTCTATTTTCACAAACTGGATAAATCTGGTTTTGATCAGTCTTCCGTTGTACCATGCATACATGGAAACTCCGATAGAACCGGCCAATACAACTGTAATCCATCCACCTTCCATGAATTTGATAATGTTGGCACTGAAGAAGCCTAATTCGATAGCCATATAAACCATTGCAAAAACCAGAATCAATACTTTGCTTACTCTGTGTTTCAGTAGCCAGAAAACCAACAGGACTGTCGTCATCAGCATTGTTACTGTGATGGAAAGTCCGTAGGCAGCTTCCATTTTCCCTGATTCCCTGAAATGAAGAACCACAATGATACACAGGATAAGAAGTCCCCAGTTGATTCTTGGGATATACATCTGCCCTTTTACTCCCGAAGGGTAATCAATTTTTTGATTTGGCCAAAGGTTAAGAGACATGGCTTCTGAGAATATGGTGAATGAACCTGTAATCAATGCCTGGCTGGCAATAATTGCAGCAGCTGTTGCCAAAATTACTCCCGGGATGATCATCCATTCTTCCATGATTCCAAAGAACGGGTTTACTACAGAGAATCCAGGCTTGTCATAATTGGTCAGAAGCCATGCTCCCTGCCCAAGATAGTTAAGAATAAGCATAATCTTAACGAATGCCCAGCTTACCCTGATATTTTTGGCTCCGCAGTGTCCCAGATCAGAATATAGTGCTTCTGCTCCGGTTGTACAAAGGAAAACAGCTCCAAGGATTACAATTGCACTCGGAGAATTGACAATGAGTTTATAAGCGTAATAAGGATTGAAAGATCTTAAAATCTCAAAATTTTCGCTTAAATGCATTACTCCCAGACCTCCTAATACAAGAAACCAAACTACCATTACAGGACCAAAAAACTTCCCGATAAAGCTGGTTCCGAATTGCTGTACCACAAAAATGGCAATCAGGATCCCGATAGTAATAGGTACAACAGGAGTATGTGGATTATAAATTTCAAGACCTTCAATAGCTGACATAACGGTAAGCGATGGCGTAATGACGCCGTCTGCAATAAGGGCTGCAGCACCAATGATTGCTATAAGGTACAACCAGCCTTTTTTAAGATTTCTTACCAAAGAAAATAAGGCAAGAATACCTCCTTCCCCTTTGTTATCTGCTCTTAAAGCAATAATCACATATTTGATTGTAGTCTGCAGGGTAAGGGTCCAAATAATACAGGAAAGGGCTCCCTCAATGTATTCGTTGAATGGCATATTGCTCCCTTGGGATCTTGCATTCACAATTGCTTTCATTACGTAAAGCGGAGAGGTACCAATATCTCCAAAAACAATTCCTAGAGACACTAAAACTCCAATAAAGGAAAGTTTCTTGATGTCGAAGTGGTAGCCATCTTCTGTAACTTCTGCCATATCAGCTTAATTTATTTTAAAGGCGCAAATTTATATTAATTTTATGACGTCAAGAACTTTTCTTCATGAATATAATAAATGAAAAAACTTCCTTTCGGAAGTTTTTCTCTATGATGATTACTTAACGTACATTGCTTTTTTAATTTCCTCTTTTACTTTTTCAAGCTTCGGGAACCATTCTGCGAATAATGCAGCTGAATATGGAGCAGGTGCATCAGGAGTAGTAATTCTCTTGATCGGAGCATCTAAATAATCGAATGCTTTTTGCTGTACCATATACGTAATTTCTGAAGATATTGAACCAAAAGGCCATGCTTCTTCTAAAATAACCAATCTATTTGTTTTCTTTACAGATGCTAAAATTGTATCGAAATCTAAAGGACGAGCTGTTCTAAGGTCAATTACCTCCACAGATATTCCTTCTTTTTCCATATCTTCGGCAGCTTGCAATGCCAATTTCATGATTTTACCAAAAGAAACCAGGGTAACATCTTTACCTTCTCTCTTGATATCAGCTTTGCCTATTGGTAGGTAGTATTCTTCCTCAGGAATTTCCATTTTATCTCCATACATCTGCTCAGATTCCATAAAGATCACAGGATCGTTATCCTGAATTGCAGTTTTCAGCAATCCTTTTGCATCATATGGGTTAGAAGGCACTACCACTTTAAGTCCCGGGCAGTTGGCAAACCAACCTTCAAAAGCCTGAGAGTGGGTAGCTCCCAACTGTCCTGCAGAAGCCGTAGGCCCACGGAAAACGATCGGGCAGTTCCACTGTCCACCACTCATCTGACGGATCTTTGCCGCATTATTGATAATCTGATCAATTCCTACCAAAGAGAAATTGAATGTCATAAATTCTACGATAGGTCTGTTCCCATTCATTGCAGCTCCTACAGAGATTCCTGTAAATCCAAGTTCTGCAATCGGTGTATCGATCACTCTTTTTGGACCAAATTCATCCAGCATTCCTTTTGAAGCTTTATATGCACCATTATATTCTGCAACTTCCTCCCCCATCAGATAGATGGATTCGTCTTTACGCATTTCCTCGCTCATTGCCTGTGCAATTACCTCACGAAAAGTATATTCTGCCATATTTTCTTGAAAAATTTAGACTACAAAAATAGTGTTTTTTTATTATACACATCATAAAAAAGGCATCTCATTTGAATGAAGGGCTTCAATAACCATAATAATTCAGGAAAGAATATTTTATAAAATAAGGAAGTTACCGACGGACGAGGCCTATTAAAAATAAATTTCACCGCTTACCTCCTAATCATAAGAGATTGAATTTTCATAACAGGCATTAAAAAAAACAACATTTCATTTCTGAAATGTTGTCTTAAAATTCTATTTAAACTTATATTAATTAGCTTTTTCCCAAACCTGGGTTCTTCCAAGTAAAGATAATCCAAGGTAACCTCTTACGTTCAGCTTATCTCCGCTTTTTGTAATGGTACATTTATAGGTTTTCCCTGTTTTAGGATCTGTAATGCTTCCACCTGTAAACTCATCACCATCCTTTTTGAGTCCTCTGATGATTTCCAGGCCCAGAATAGGTTTTCCTTTTCTGTCGTCTTTACAGGCTGTACAGTTTGGATCGGCAGGTTTTATCAATAACTGGGAAACTTTACCGTAATATTTTCCATCTGATTTTTTAAATATCTCTACAATAGATTTAGCCTGTTTTGTTTCGTCATCTATCGTTTTCCACTTACCTTCTATCTGTGCAAATGTAAGCACACCAAACATCGAAAGCGCGAATGTTAACAACATTTTTTTCATATTTCTTATAGTTTTAATTTTAATTCAATATTCTTATCTACGTATTGATAAAAATATAAATTAATTTTCAACAAACAAAAACTTTTATTATACGAAGCATAAAGTGGTGAAAATAACAAACATAATCGCCGGCTTTGGGTACATCAAAGAGTTTTTAATTCAATTTTCTGTTAATTACCCTGCTCATATAATCCTGATACCAGGCTTTTGCGGTTTGCTTCCCTTTTTCCACTTCAGGGGTTTTAAGTTGGCTGATCAGATTCTTTTCAAGTCCGAGGTCTGATTTTTCATAGACTCCTATGATATCTTTTCCGTCAAAACGATAGATATAATTTCCGATGATAAATTGCTCGGTACTCCCGTCGGAGTTAACCACGATGGA encodes the following:
- a CDS encoding KUP/HAK/KT family potassium transporter → MAEVTEDGYHFDIKKLSFIGVLVSLGIVFGDIGTSPLYVMKAIVNARSQGSNMPFNEYIEGALSCIIWTLTLQTTIKYVIIALRADNKGEGGILALFSLVRNLKKGWLYLIAIIGAAALIADGVITPSLTVMSAIEGLEIYNPHTPVVPITIGILIAIFVVQQFGTSFIGKFFGPVMVVWFLVLGGLGVMHLSENFEILRSFNPYYAYKLIVNSPSAIVILGAVFLCTTGAEALYSDLGHCGAKNIRVSWAFVKIMLILNYLGQGAWLLTNYDKPGFSVVNPFFGIMEEWMIIPGVILATAAAIIASQALITGSFTIFSEAMSLNLWPNQKIDYPSGVKGQMYIPRINWGLLILCIIVVLHFRESGKMEAAYGLSITVTMLMTTVLLVFWLLKHRVSKVLILVFAMVYMAIELGFFSANIIKFMEGGWITVVLAGSIGVSMYAWYNGRLIKTRFIQFVKIEKYVSILKDMKLDESIPKYATNLAYLSRAKRNDEVESKIIYSIIKKQPKRADHYFILSIVNQEDPYTFKYTVDEILPGTVYKINFLLGFKVDRRINDYFNMVLKDLMADETIPSRSSHPSLRAHNIPPDLKYVIIDNTYINDILLTVKQKITLNIYNFVKYIGSDDFKAWGVSSHNVEVESAPITELTVYDNKIEQSGYFRHNS
- a CDS encoding pyruvate dehydrogenase complex E1 component subunit beta, with product MAEYTFREVIAQAMSEEMRKDESIYLMGEEVAEYNGAYKASKGMLDEFGPKRVIDTPIAELGFTGISVGAAMNGNRPIVEFMTFNFSLVGIDQIINNAAKIRQMSGGQWNCPIVFRGPTASAGQLGATHSQAFEGWFANCPGLKVVVPSNPYDAKGLLKTAIQDNDPVIFMESEQMYGDKMEIPEEEYYLPIGKADIKREGKDVTLVSFGKIMKLALQAAEDMEKEGISVEVIDLRTARPLDFDTILASVKKTNRLVILEEAWPFGSISSEITYMVQQKAFDYLDAPIKRITTPDAPAPYSAALFAEWFPKLEKVKEEIKKAMYVK
- a CDS encoding transcriptional repressor, giving the protein MDTVQKEKNIALIKDVLRNYLLEKGFRNTPERYTILEEIYNMDHHFNVDDLYLLMMQKKYHVSKATIYNTIEIFLDAGLIRKHQFGEKTLTSSSYEKSYFDKQHDHLVIYKKDSDKEIEEIIEFCDPRIQGIKEAIEEAFGVKIDSHSLYFYGTKND
- a CDS encoding DUF2147 domain-containing protein is translated as MKKMLLTFALSMFGVLTFAQIEGKWKTIDDETKQAKSIVEIFKKSDGKYYGKVSQLLIKPADPNCTACKDDRKGKPILGLEIIRGLKKDGDEFTGGSITDPKTGKTYKCTITKSGDKLNVRGYLGLSLLGRTQVWEKAN